The Candidatus Palauibacter scopulicola region TGGATCGAGACCATCGAGCCGGGGAAGCCGCTCACGTTCCTCGATGCCCACATTGCTCTGGGCGACAGCTTGATCGGCGTCTTCGATCCTGGGATCCTCGACGACGGGATCCCGCCTGCCGCGTACAAGCCGTTGACCGGAGACGACAAGGGCGTGTGCAGGGACCTCAAGGCGACGAACCGTTCCGGGGGACAGGGCGACCTGTTCTTCGACGAGGAGGCCATGCTGGAGGTCGCGATCGCGAGCGTCGGCCTGGACGCGATGCCCGAGGATACGCTGGACGACGTGGAGGCCAAGCGCTCCGCGTGGGAGGCGACCGGACTGGACCCAGTCCATGCGCACGAGGCGCTCCGGGCCAGCCTGTTCGCCGGCGCATGGTTCGCGCCCAAGACGCGGCACACCCTCCAGACCGTGCCGTTGACGGAACACATTCAACAGAAGGATTCGACCGAACTCGGACTGGTTGGGGTCGCGCGTCAGACGCGCGATCTGGCAAGCCGGCATCGCTTCCTACACTGGCACCTACGGTTCCCCGAGATCATGCAGGACGGCGGGTTCGACGCCGTGCTCGGCAACCCGCCGTGGGAAGTCCAACAGCTCAATGAAGTGGAGTACTTCTCCAGCCGATCACCGAGCATCGCCGCGCTGGCAGGTGCGAAGAGGAAGGGAGCGATTGCCGACCTGCAAGACGGTAACCCCGATCTCTGGGAGGACTACCGGGACACGCTCCGTGGATTCGAAGCGCGGAATCAGTATTGCCGGACAAGCGGGCGATACTCGCTCGGGAACTATGGCAAACTGAACAGCTACGCGCTCTTCGCCGAGACGTTCCTCCAGCTGATCAACGCGAAGGGGAGGGCAGGGCTCATCGTGCCGACGGGGATCGCGACGGACCACTCCACGCGGAAGTTCTTCGAGCACGTCGTTACCAGCCGTCGGCTCGCCACGCTGTACGACTTCGAGAACCGGGAGGGTGTGTTCCCCGGTGTCCATCGCTCCTACAAGTTCTGCCTGCTCACGCTCGCCGGGCGCGACGATCCCGTGCCGGAGGCCGAGTTCGCGTTCTTCCTGCACCAGGTCGAACAACTGAAGGAGCGGGAGCGACGGTTCACGCTGTCGAGGGAGGACTTCAAGCTGTTCAACCCGAACACACGAACCTGCCCGATTTTCCGCACGCGCCGCGACATGGAGATCGCCCGCAAGATGTACCAGCGCGCGGGCGTGTTCTGGAAGGAGAAGCGCGGACCCGAGCCAGAGGAGAATCCGTGGGGGGTCAGCTTTCAACAGATGTTCAACATGACGAGCGACTCCGGGCTCTTCAGGACGCGTCAGCGACTGGAGGAGGACGGATGGGAACTGCACGGCAACGTGTTCGTCCACGACGATGACGACGAACGCTACCTGCCGCTGTACGAGGCCAAGCTTGTCCACCAGTACGACCACAGGTTCGCGACGTTCGACGGGGCCTCGGAACGGGACATCCGGAACGGAAACGCCCGGCCCATGACGGCGGAAGAGAAGGCCGACCCGGACTCCGTTGTGATCCCCAGGTATTGGGTGCCGGAAACTGAAGTCGCCCAAAGACTTGACAAGGGCGAGGCCAGTGTATCTTCGATAGGCAGGCAGGCAGGCAGGCAGGCAGGCAGGCAGGCAGGCAGGCAGGCAGGCAGCACGCTCCACGAGCTCGCGAAGCTCGCCACCAACTCGCTCTCCGGAAGATCACGAATTCCACGAACGAACGCACGGGGATCTTCGCCATGATCCCGGCAATCGGACTGAGCGATTCGGGAACGACGATCATGTTTGGGACTGGCACGTCGTCTTCAGGGACATCGCGAGATCCACAGACCAGAGAACTGCCATCTTCTCCACCATCCGAGGCGTCGCGGTGAGCAATAAGGCTCCGCTTCTCAACGTCGATCACGGCGCATGGCTTCAGGCGCTCCGCGGCATCACCACCGCGACGAACGAGCGTACCCTGATTACCTCCGGCCTCTCGTCCGGCGGCGTGGGCAACAGCGCTCCCGTCGTCGATTACGACACGTTGCCGGCGGTCGCGGCCGCCCTCGTGGTCGCCAACATGAACGCCATCCCCCTCGACTGGGCGGCGCGGTTCTCGGTGGGCGGCGTCAACATGAATTTCTTCATCGTCAAGCAGCTTCCGGTCCTTCCGCCGGAGGCCTACCTGGAACAAGCCGGTTGCGGCGGTAGCTGGGTGGAACTCGTGGTTCCGCGCGTGTTGGAATTGACGTACACGAGCCGTGAGCTTGGAGGATTCGCCTCGGATCTCGGCTATCCGGGGGATCGACCATTCCTCTGGGATGATTCACGGCGGCACCGGCTCCAGAGCGAGCTGGACGCCATATTCTCTCACATGTACCGGCTGGATCGAACCGATGTCGAGTGGATTCTCGACGCCCCGCCGCCGAGTTCCTCGTTCCCGTCGCTCAAGCAGAACGAGATGAGGCGGTTCGGAGAATACCGGACGCGGCGGTACGTATTGGAAGCATTCGACCAGCTACGGCGTGGCGAGGTCCCAGACCTTGGTGAACGGCCAGGCGGCGGCGGGCCGAGCCATCGTCACCCTCCTGTCCCCCGCGAGGACGGAAGGAACGGAACTTAGGAGGTTGCACTCATGGGACTGACCGGTCCGCCGGCCATCCGACATTTGGCCGTGGGCTTCGCCCGACGCTACGACGCCGACATAAGCGTTGCTACGGACAACGTCGTGCATTGTACGCTCCACCACCGACGCCGCGGACAGCACGCGGCGGGAATCGCCGACAAGCTGATTCGCAATCCGCGCGCGGTGCGGATCCCGGAAGAGGTACGCAAGCTACCCGCAGCAGTGGCGGAGGTCTGATGGACGGGGGACGCGAGAAGGAAGCCGACCGCGAGTTTCGAGAGTGGGTCGACAAGGCACTCGAGCAGGGATTCGCAATGGGGCGGGTATTCGAGCAAGCGCGTGTCATGTTCTTTCTGGTGAAGATCGAAGATCGCCAAGCGCTGGCCGCACGCCTCGCGAAACACTTGAATTCGGAACCATCCCGACGGGAAAGCGAGGCGGTTCACGGTGCCGTAGCGGACGCATTTCGCGAGCCGCCGGAGGAGTGAATCCGACCTCTCACCCGGTCGCTCAAGCAGCACGAGATGAGAAGGTTGGGAGAATACCGACCCCAGCGGCTCCGGATCCGAGCGGAAAGGCCAAGCGGCAGCGCGGTCACGGGCATCGGCGTTCCACCCAGCGTCCTTCTCATCGAGCCGACGGAGGGAGGGCTCGGTCAATGCCGAGGAGGAAACGCCACCTCCTCGGCGGACGGCTTTCATGCGATCGCCCTCGGCGGGAGGCTCTTGAGGAATGCCCACGCGATGCACTGCTCAAGTTCCGCCAGCCAATCGAAAGCCTCGCCGTGGACGGCCAGCGCCGGCAGCAAGCCCATAATCACCCACGGGCGGTCCGGCAGGTGGTCGAGGAAATCGCTCGGTCCGCGTTCTGCGCTCATCCAAGGGACCTCCGCCACCGTCTCGCGCCATGCGCGCCGCGGGCCGTCGCCACCGCCTTCCGCCACCGCCAGCACCGCGACGGGCTGTTCGTCCGGGGCGACGATGCGCGCTTGCAGGACGCGCGGGCCGTGTTCGTGCGCGAGCACGTGAAGCCGCCACGGATCGTCGCGATGCCGCAAGGGCGCGGGGGTCTCGAACGCGCCCGCCCCCGCGATGAGCCGCCCGTACGCGCGCGTCATGCTGTCGGTCAGGCCGGAGCAATCCGACTCGCGGTAGTACGCCGTGTTCGCGTTCCAGTGCTCAACCCTCATTCGATCGCGCCTCAGGCTCCCCAGACCGTCACCGGGGCACCCTTGTGGTCCCGTTCCTCCCGGAAGATTCTCTCCGACCAGCTTCTGTCCGCGCGCATGTCGAACACGACGAGATGGCCAGCGTCCGTGCCGCTGATGTCCATGTAGCGCTTCGTCTGTTCGAGTCCCTCCTCGACCGTTCGCGACATGGAGCGCCCTTCCTTCACGAGCTTGCACTCGACGACGATCCGGTCCTCCCGACCTCCCTCCCGGGGCCAGACGACCAGCAGGTCCACGCGGCGGCTCCCCAGCGCGTACTCGCGTTCGATCCGGCCGGTGGCGTTCACGACGCGGTGCAGAAAGGCCTGAAGCACCAACTGCGGACCGGCCTCCGTGTACTGCGCGCGCCGGATCCAGTGCTCGGAGTTCTGCCGGAAGAACTTCTGGAAGGCGGCAAGGAGGCCGTCCATGTCCAGACTCCCGTCGGAGCGCACGTACCATGCGGTCTCCTGGGGCGCGATTTCGTGCTGAAGGACCCAGGTCAGCTCGCGCGGCAGCACCTCGCCGTAGATGGGATTCGCCACCCGCAGCGTCCGGCCCGGCGCGACCAGCCCGAGATCCCGCACGTACTCGAAGTCGCGGTCGCTGTACTCGGCGTCCCCACCGCTCAGCAGGGGCTCGATCACCCGGCGCACGCGAGGCTCGCGCAGCTTGTCCGCCAACTGGTCAAGATGCGTGTCGCGCCGCAGGATCAGCGCCTCGCGCGCAGCGAAGACATCGCTGTCCGTGAAGGGCTTCCCGGGCTCCCTCGGCACCCCCGCCGAAAAGCACATCTCCAGCGCGAGCGCGTTGACCAGCCAAGGCTGTCCGCGGGTCTGCTGCCACACGGCCTCAAGCGCCTGCGGCGCGAACTCCTGGCCCGTCGCCTCGGTGTGCTGTCCGAGCAGTTCCGCGACTTCGACCTGCGTGAAATCGCCAAGGCGGAGCGACTTGGCCTTGATGTTGAAGGCGCTTCCGCCGGTGATCACCTCCTTCTCGGAACTCGCGTGAATCCGGTAGTCGCGCACGTCCCGCACCCCGCACAGAATCACGCTCTGCGGAAACGAGGAGGGACGATGAGGGTAGCCCGCCCGCAGTTGCCGCAGCACCGACACCAGCGAATCACCCACCATCGCGTCGATCTCGTCGATCAGCAGAACCAGCGGCGATGAGGCGGCCCGCGCCCACGCCTCCAGTAGCGTGCCCAGGACGGCGTGGGGACGGCGATTGGTGTCTACCTCGTCCGCGGCGTCGGCCGTGGCATGATCGTTCAGTGTGTATCTGGCCTCCCGGGCGATTTGAGAGGCGATCGCACCCATCGCGCGCCCCACGTCCTCCCGCGCCGTCTGCGCGGGCTCGACATTGATGTAGGCGCAGCGGTAGTCGCCCTCACTTCCATCGTTCA contains the following coding sequences:
- a CDS encoding N-6 DNA methylase, which produces MARTRHGSGFTALRVEGGILPPEFLTEVAALQAPRQTGADYGLSESLSIKDEIARYWRIGTDLYSRYARHRPRHDLKASRVGVDDWIVPFLRSLLGYDDIAAAADVTLEERVFRLTHGACGGAVPLLLVTRDFDLDRADPRLGGNGRRLAPHALMQEYLNADAAALWGVISNGSRLRILRDNPSLTRPSYIEADLDLVFTEELYPDFAALWLAAHASRFRPANGKPSGCIIETWRTKAHETGERARDNLREGVTAALRQLGSGFLGHPANRRLREALDDGGLTPEDYFQQLLRLVYRMLFLFTAEERDLLHDPDATDRERVVYAEGYALSRLRERALRRRHYDRNSDLWQGLQVTFRALARGAPGLGLPALGGLYRDDQCPDLDKAAIANDHLLEAVRTLAFFPSLSGRSLARINYRDMDTEELGSVYESLLELQPVIDVHASPWRFAFVGDASGQTKTRGSARKLSGSYYTPPGLVGELVRTTLDPVIARAIADRPEDPRAAIRDLRVLDPACGSGHFLLAAARRLAAEIARIDADDDAPDEGTRRHALREVVQHCVYGVDRNPLAVELCKTALWIETIEPGKPLTFLDAHIALGDSLIGVFDPGILDDGIPPAAYKPLTGDDKGVCRDLKATNRSGGQGDLFFDEEAMLEVAIASVGLDAMPEDTLDDVEAKRSAWEATGLDPVHAHEALRASLFAGAWFAPKTRHTLQTVPLTEHIQQKDSTELGLVGVARQTRDLASRHRFLHWHLRFPEIMQDGGFDAVLGNPPWEVQQLNEVEYFSSRSPSIAALAGAKRKGAIADLQDGNPDLWEDYRDTLRGFEARNQYCRTSGRYSLGNYGKLNSYALFAETFLQLINAKGRAGLIVPTGIATDHSTRKFFEHVVTSRRLATLYDFENREGVFPGVHRSYKFCLLTLAGRDDPVPEAEFAFFLHQVEQLKERERRFTLSREDFKLFNPNTRTCPIFRTRRDMEIARKMYQRAGVFWKEKRGPEPEENPWGVSFQQMFNMTSDSGLFRTRQRLEEDGWELHGNVFVHDDDDERYLPLYEAKLVHQYDHRFATFDGASERDIRNGNARPMTAEEKADPDSVVIPRYWVPETEVAQRLDKGEASVSSIGRQAGRQAGRQAGRQAGSTLHELAKLATNSLSGRSRIPRTNARGSSP
- a CDS encoding AAA family ATPase; its protein translation is MQRFNTAGPIRPTLDYHIPPLDRLALPEVLGLVRDERYFVLHAPRQTGKTTALLALRDLLNDGSEGDYRCAYINVEPAQTAREDVGRAMGAIASQIAREARYTLNDHATADAADEVDTNRRPHAVLGTLLEAWARAASSPLVLLIDEIDAMVGDSLVSVLRQLRAGYPHRPSSFPQSVILCGVRDVRDYRIHASSEKEVITGGSAFNIKAKSLRLGDFTQVEVAELLGQHTEATGQEFAPQALEAVWQQTRGQPWLVNALALEMCFSAGVPREPGKPFTDSDVFAAREALILRRDTHLDQLADKLREPRVRRVIEPLLSGGDAEYSDRDFEYVRDLGLVAPGRTLRVANPIYGEVLPRELTWVLQHEIAPQETAWYVRSDGSLDMDGLLAAFQKFFRQNSEHWIRRAQYTEAGPQLVLQAFLHRVVNATGRIEREYALGSRRVDLLVVWPREGGREDRIVVECKLVKEGRSMSRTVEEGLEQTKRYMDISGTDAGHLVVFDMRADRSWSERIFREERDHKGAPVTVWGA